TTTTTCAGTTACCAGGAACAAATGTCAGCACCTTTGAGTTGTTGGCTTGCTGTCAAAACCAGTGGTCATTTGGAGAGCACAGTCTAGTATAACCAGAGGAATTAGGGTATATCTCTTCTCTATCACTATAAACAAATTTATCTTCCAGGTACATGGTTGAACTCCAGTTCAACAGAACAAGACTAGGTGTAGGGTAGGCATTGTTGCtaacaacatttaaaatttcCTAGTAGGTAAAGTATAGCTATATGCCTCCAATAGTcccataataaaagaaatgacaaagataCCATCTTATGTTCATAGGGACTCTTATAAGAGTATCAAATTGAGGGGCTAttgttggtaaagtgtttgcttatAGCATCTCTTGGAGAGGCAGCATTCAACTTACAATGCCTGGGAACCACTGTTACTTTTCCATGTGGGGTTCATGAGATGACATCCAGAAAGAACAATAGTGACACTAACAAAACCCAAAGTAATATTGACTGTTCAGTCATAAGTGAAACTTCTATACCATGCCTCTCAGAGCACAGGGAACATGGCAGAGGAAGGgctgaaagaatgtaagagctggagggagAGATGGGTTGTCCTGAACATGACTCAGGGTGCCGCAATTGAAATCACAGATGCTATGATCACCTGCACATAACGAGGCCTGTCATACAGGGGTGGGGAGTCAGGGGAAGGCTTATGAAATTCTGCCCCTTCTGGAAGATTTATAGGCAGTTAATGATTGATGGGAGATGAGATATTTTCCCCTAGGTGGGCCATTGTGCAAGCTCCCGTAGAGTCCCCTCCCCTTGCTTCTGTAAGAAGCCCCTCATTGATTCATTGAAAAACAGACAATCAATCAACAAGCAAAAAGTGCCCTGGAAGTAGTGGAGCTGATTCAGAAGAGTGAGGGTATCAATGGGACTGTGAGGAGACACTGAGGTAAAATGTGACCAAAATGTGTTCTATATGTGTATGAGAATGTTAATGATGAGGCCCATTCTGTATAATTGACATCTGCTAGCAGAAACATTGAATAAGCAAGTAAGTTGCATGTTGAAATAGATAATGAAACAAACTGGTGGTAAAAACATGACCTTCCTCCATAAGGTCAAATAagcttttattttgattaaaCACTACAATACCATATATatccatttaaaaaagaaaactctataGTGTATATAAATTATTCCTTCCATTCcttaactcttttctttttccattacaGCTTTGGTACAGTGTGatttagtttatatatttttaaatacttttagcATCACAAACTCAACACAAAGTACAAAACTAATCCGAATCAGGGATATTGTAATCTACACAGTGGTATTCAGTGGTAGGAGAAAATCTTACCTTGATGAACTCATGTCACTAGCTAAGCTAGAAAGGCATACCTAGCAGACATGACAGAAATATGCACCATTAACCAGCTAATGTGTGTATTAGTCTTTGATTAGTTTGTACAGAATACCAGCAGCCATCATTTGAGTGTTGAGTGGATATAGAAGTCCTCAGCCAGTTGCCCTAGTCTCCTCTTCCAATGAAGGCCATGAGTTAACATCTAATGAAGTGGACCGCAGGCAGCCTGAGCTTTCAGAACTTGACCTGCCAACTCGCGTTGCTCATGCTCGCACAGTTTGTCCTGCAGCTAGCAGACATGACAGGAACCGTGCTGGAAGGGCAGTGTGGACCCATCAACCTTAGGTTGTTTTGAGGGGTTGGCGGTGTGACGTTACAGTACACAGGCATTCCGGTGGCTGGGAGTGACCCTTGACCTGCCTGATTGGGCAGCATGATTGGCGGTTGGTATGTCTGCTGGGGCACTGCTTGAGAACCTTGGGTCATTGGCACCTGTGCAAGACACAAACAAAAGTCTATGTAAAAAGGCTGCTTTGATGTACCCAGTGAAGGATATGATGTCATCAACATCACTCAAGTGTTTGAGTTGGACTAAACAGGTCCCTAATCCCATGCCCATCATGTATCAGCAATTTCACTTGAAGAAACTCACTTAATATGTCTGACTGTACAACTCCTGACATTGTTGCATGGTGACATGGCTTATGATACATTGTACTACATTCACAGGTACTTTGGGATGCAGGTATCCTGTGGACCATAGGCTGCACATACAAGGATACCATTTGGGTAAGTAATCTctgttcaaaaaaaaaagccctctggAAGTGTGGAAGTATGGCAGGATGGACGGATCCTAGGGTGCAGCAGATGAGCAGATGTTTAGACTCTTGAACTCTGAgagtcttcttcccttctccccctcctctcatcccttcttcctttgcttttagATGCCCCCTCAAGCTTTCTCTGTGTGAAAAATCATGCCCTTTTCTGGTTTCATAAGAAGTAGTTTTGAGTCTTCTTCAGTAAGGAGAGGGTTTTGTCCAGGTAGAAGGGTGAATACAGTTTCTTTAAAGCTAGAAGCACTCAGCACAGCTAAACTGAATGACCAAACCAACTTACTCattccttatttcttcttttagaagGCTTCAGGTTACAAACCATGAAAGCACACATAATATGTATCAAAGACTTAAGTTGCTCTGATCTGGAGAATGGAATGTGTCTGCATTGTTGTGCTTTAAATGCATCTGTGATAACTTGAAATACGTTAGAACAAAGTTTACTTGAGTGAATATAAAAACTGatacttggtttttatttttaacaagtaTCATTTTAGTAGAGTGCCCAAAGGGTTTTCCTGTATAG
This genomic stretch from Cricetulus griseus strain 17A/GY chromosome 4, alternate assembly CriGri-PICRH-1.0, whole genome shotgun sequence harbors:
- the Arpp21 gene encoding cAMP-regulated phosphoprotein 21 isoform X4, with amino-acid sequence MGVQQSPHSQGVMSSQQGAPVQGVMVSYPTMSSFQVPMTQGSQAVPQQTYQPPIMLPNQAGQGSLPATGMPVYCNVTPPTPQNNLRLMGPHCPSSTVPVMSASCRTNCASMSNASWQVKF